The Flammeovirgaceae bacterium genome contains a region encoding:
- a CDS encoding DUF1800 family protein has product MPLPEFFGTLGTKRAAHLLRRATFGATKAQVDAFAALNPGQAIQQLYRQPLPATPPPVDPDTNEAWVITGVTDPNKMEFEYLELFKRWFIGQMMSADVPAASSLPYSAREKLVFFLHTHFTAIAEKINSSRALYYQTELFRLYALDALVSPVVPADKLNFKELTKKISVDNAMLRLLDGNLNVNGSPNENYARELLELYSIGRGLENSLPPPTGAGDYIYFKEQDVQQAARVLSGFDFDNSFSTIDPDTLLPRGRVRGSATNASSHDNGIKQFSDRFIDINTGQPYIIQPNPLLLNGSQPTLESALDEISQLIEMIYAQEETARHICRKVYRFFVYHEITDTINTNIISVMADTFRANNYKLQPVIENLLRSQHFYEAAAGVADDKFGGIIKSPLDLVTGSLRFFQIAVPDMATDPQGFYEITGEINNRMDNQGMIFYQPFDVAGYDAYHQFPIYHRSWITVNYLANRYSYIRSLITATEPGMLKVNVYSFVRNNINNALAANARNLVIELAKYLLPVTDNLTFDATNDDTATITAERLNYFLVTFLSDIDPDPEAAWTNRWTNEVGIGTMTSQLENLFNAMLQSPEYQLQ; this is encoded by the coding sequence ATGCCGCTACCGGAATTTTTTGGAACGCTGGGCACCAAGCGGGCCGCCCATTTACTCAGAAGAGCAACCTTTGGCGCCACCAAAGCGCAGGTTGATGCATTTGCCGCGTTAAACCCGGGGCAGGCCATACAGCAACTCTATCGCCAACCCCTGCCGGCTACACCACCACCGGTTGACCCCGATACGAATGAAGCCTGGGTGATTACCGGTGTTACCGACCCGAATAAGATGGAATTTGAATACCTGGAGTTGTTCAAACGGTGGTTCATCGGGCAAATGATGAGCGCGGATGTTCCGGCTGCCTCCTCCCTGCCCTACTCGGCCCGCGAAAAACTGGTGTTCTTTCTTCACACACACTTCACCGCCATTGCCGAAAAAATAAACAGCAGCCGCGCCCTGTATTATCAAACCGAACTGTTCCGGTTATATGCTTTGGATGCCCTGGTAAGCCCGGTAGTTCCTGCTGATAAACTGAATTTTAAAGAACTAACAAAAAAGATTAGTGTAGATAATGCCATGCTTCGGTTGCTCGATGGCAACCTGAATGTAAACGGAAGCCCCAACGAAAACTACGCCCGTGAGTTGCTGGAACTTTACTCCATCGGCAGGGGGCTCGAAAACAGTTTGCCCCCACCTACCGGAGCAGGCGACTACATTTACTTTAAAGAACAGGATGTGCAGCAGGCTGCACGCGTCCTCTCCGGATTTGATTTTGATAATTCATTTTCAACTATTGATCCGGATACCCTCTTACCGCGTGGCCGGGTTCGCGGTTCCGCAACCAATGCCTCCAGTCATGATAACGGCATTAAACAATTCTCTGATCGGTTTATTGACATCAACACCGGTCAGCCCTATATCATTCAACCTAATCCGTTATTGCTGAACGGCTCCCAACCCACTCTGGAGAGTGCGCTGGATGAGATCAGTCAACTCATTGAAATGATCTATGCACAGGAAGAAACGGCACGCCACATTTGCCGAAAAGTGTATCGCTTCTTTGTGTACCACGAAATTACCGATACCATCAACACCAACATCATTTCGGTAATGGCCGATACGTTCAGGGCCAACAACTACAAGTTGCAGCCGGTAATTGAAAACCTGTTGCGCAGCCAGCACTTCTACGAAGCCGCTGCCGGTGTGGCCGATGATAAGTTCGGGGGCATTATCAAATCGCCACTCGATTTGGTTACCGGTTCATTGCGGTTCTTCCAAATTGCTGTCCCCGACATGGCCACTGATCCCCAGGGATTCTATGAAATCACCGGTGAGATTAACAACCGGATGGACAACCAGGGGATGATTTTTTACCAGCCTTTTGATGTGGCCGGTTACGATGCCTATCACCAATTTCCTATTTACCACCGAAGTTGGATAACCGTAAACTACCTGGCTAATCGCTATTCTTACATCCGAAGCCTGATAACCGCTACCGAACCCGGCATGCTTAAAGTGAATGTGTATTCGTTTGTGCGCAACAACATTAACAATGCCCTGGCAGCTAATGCCCGCAACCTGGTTATAGAACTGGCCAAATACCTGTTGCCTGTAACCGATAACCTGACATTTGACGCAACCAACGATGACACAGCCACCATTACGGCTGAACGACTGAATTATTTTCTGGTAACCTTCCTGTCGGATATCGATCCCGATCCGGAAGCAGCCTGGACAAACCGGTGGACCAATGAGGTTGGCATCGGCACCATGACCAGTCAACTCGAAAACTTATTCAACGCCATGTTGCAATCGCCCGAATACCAACTCCAGTAG
- a CDS encoding hydroxymethylglutaryl-CoA lyase: protein MKLIECPRDAMQGLEGFIPTAQKVRYINTLLEVGFDTIDFGSFVSSKAIPQMRDTAEVLAQLNWQQSRSKLLAIVANKRGAEEASLHEGITYLGFPLSISETFQQRNTNKSIAEALNAVAEIQELCAQRNKQQVVYISMGFGNPYGDPYDAGVVAQFVDILYTLGIGIVSLADTIGAANPENITHLFGNLTRTYPNLEIGVHLHSNPATAHEKIEAAWKAGCRRFDGAIKGYGGCPMANDELVGNLATETIIAFLDSVGATPYLNRKALAEALRISSEIFPNH from the coding sequence ATGAAACTCATTGAATGTCCGCGCGATGCCATGCAGGGCCTTGAGGGTTTTATACCCACGGCACAAAAGGTGAGGTACATCAATACATTACTGGAAGTGGGTTTTGATACGATTGATTTCGGCAGTTTCGTATCATCAAAGGCCATTCCGCAGATGCGCGATACTGCTGAGGTGCTGGCTCAGCTAAACTGGCAACAAAGCCGTTCAAAACTACTTGCCATCGTGGCCAATAAACGTGGTGCTGAAGAAGCCTCGCTGCACGAGGGCATCACGTATCTGGGTTTTCCGCTCTCCATCTCTGAAACCTTTCAGCAGCGCAATACCAATAAGTCCATAGCCGAAGCGCTGAACGCTGTGGCTGAAATACAGGAGTTGTGCGCACAGCGAAATAAGCAGCAGGTGGTATATATCAGCATGGGCTTTGGCAACCCGTATGGCGATCCTTACGATGCCGGTGTTGTTGCCCAATTTGTCGATATACTTTACACCCTGGGAATTGGTATTGTATCGCTTGCCGATACCATTGGCGCGGCTAACCCTGAAAATATTACACACTTGTTTGGTAACCTTACACGGACTTATCCAAATCTTGAGATAGGCGTTCACCTGCATTCCAATCCGGCTACAGCACACGAGAAGATTGAAGCTGCCTGGAAGGCCGGTTGCAGGCGGTTTGACGGGGCTATTAAAGGTTATGGCGGGTGCCCGATGGCGAACGATGAACTGGTGGGCAACCTTGCTACCGAAACCATTATTGCTTTTCTCGACTCGGTTGGGGCCACACCCTATTTAAACCGAAAAGCCCTGGCCGAAGCCTTGCGTATTTCCTCTGAAATTTTCCCAAACCATTGA
- a CDS encoding tetratricopeptide repeat protein, whose protein sequence is MKNVVLAVLIATGTLTWAQTAKEFTNRGRELYEKGEYVESLLNLNKAIEIDPNYAAAYYLRGNIKDKFDDRHGSMKDYNLAVEKNPKFAEAFFARGNVKMKLQDYYGAIDDYTAAITINENYIEAYYNRGKAKQFLQAYQDAITDCTKIIQINPKNKDAYFMRGILRIEFGDMKNGCLDLSKAGELGDLNAYELIKEKCNQKSPHE, encoded by the coding sequence ATGAAGAATGTGGTATTGGCAGTTTTAATAGCAACAGGTACCCTTACCTGGGCTCAAACAGCAAAGGAATTCACCAACCGCGGCAGGGAACTGTATGAGAAGGGTGAATACGTTGAGTCGCTGCTTAACCTGAACAAAGCCATTGAAATTGACCCAAACTACGCTGCCGCCTACTACCTGCGTGGTAACATTAAAGATAAATTTGATGATCGCCACGGGTCGATGAAAGACTACAATTTAGCGGTAGAGAAAAACCCCAAATTTGCCGAGGCCTTTTTTGCAAGGGGTAATGTTAAGATGAAGTTGCAGGACTACTACGGGGCCATTGATGACTACACGGCCGCCATAACGATTAACGAAAATTACATTGAGGCTTATTACAACCGCGGCAAAGCCAAGCAATTTTTACAGGCGTATCAGGATGCCATTACCGATTGCACCAAGATTATCCAGATAAACCCCAAAAACAAAGACGCGTATTTTATGCGCGGTATTCTGCGCATTGAGTTTGGCGACATGAAAAACGGCTGCCTGGATTTAAGTAAAGCAGGCGAATTGGGCGACCTGAATGCCTACGAGTTGATTAAAGAAAAATGTAACCAGAAAAGCCCGCACGAATAG
- the dprA gene encoding DNA-protecting protein DprA, with protein MNQERLSLLALHFVPGVGDHLIRQLVSYTGSAEKVFQLPKGKLLRIPGIGPKTVEAVQNGKPFDRAEKELRRAEKEQVTILFYTDKEYPSRLKQVPDAPSVIYTKGSLNLEADKIVAIVGTRQATMYGKERVEELVSSLVPHQALILSGLAYGIDIHAHKSALNCGLPTAAVVGSGMDIIYPAAHKEIARKMLVAGGLITENPFGTKPDAHNFPQRNRIIAGLCDALVVVEAAAKGGALITAEIANSYNRDVFAYPGSVGVTYSEGCNNLIKTNRAHLLTSVKDIEYIMNWSTALPVKKKKAGPSLEELEENERTVVEQLLKKSPDSIDELSWKANLPVSQLASVLLNLEFKGLVKSLPGKQYQLITK; from the coding sequence ATGAATCAGGAACGACTATCCCTGCTGGCTTTGCATTTTGTTCCCGGTGTTGGCGATCACCTCATCCGCCAGCTTGTAAGCTATACCGGTTCGGCCGAAAAAGTATTCCAGCTTCCAAAAGGAAAACTTTTGAGGATACCCGGCATCGGACCAAAAACTGTTGAGGCTGTTCAAAATGGAAAGCCGTTCGACCGGGCCGAGAAGGAATTACGAAGAGCAGAAAAAGAGCAGGTAACCATTCTGTTTTACACTGATAAAGAATACCCCTCACGGCTAAAGCAGGTACCCGATGCGCCCTCGGTTATTTACACCAAAGGAAGCCTGAATTTAGAAGCCGATAAAATTGTGGCTATTGTAGGTACACGCCAGGCTACCATGTATGGAAAGGAACGGGTAGAAGAATTGGTTTCATCGCTGGTGCCTCACCAGGCTTTAATTCTGAGTGGTCTGGCTTACGGTATTGACATCCACGCCCATAAATCGGCTCTAAACTGCGGGTTGCCTACCGCAGCTGTAGTGGGCAGCGGTATGGATATTATTTACCCGGCCGCGCATAAAGAAATCGCCAGAAAAATGCTGGTTGCCGGGGGGTTGATTACCGAAAATCCATTTGGTACCAAACCCGATGCACACAACTTTCCGCAACGAAACCGCATTATTGCAGGCCTGTGCGATGCGCTGGTGGTGGTGGAGGCCGCTGCGAAAGGGGGTGCATTAATTACGGCTGAAATTGCCAACAGCTATAACCGCGATGTATTTGCCTATCCGGGTAGTGTGGGCGTTACCTATTCCGAAGGGTGCAACAACCTGATTAAAACCAACCGTGCACACCTGCTTACTTCGGTTAAAGATATTGAGTACATCATGAACTGGAGTACAGCGCTGCCTGTAAAAAAGAAAAAGGCTGGCCCCTCGCTTGAGGAGTTAGAAGAAAATGAACGCACTGTGGTTGAACAATTACTAAAGAAAAGCCCGGATTCAATTGACGAGTTGAGTTGGAAAGCAAACCTGCCGGTAAGCCAACTGGCATCGGTTTTACTGAACCTTGAATTTAAAGGACTGGTAAAGTCGCTACCCGGAAAACAATATCAGCTTATCACGAAATAA
- a CDS encoding MerR family transcriptional regulator, which yields MAYKEKEIEKLYYSIGEVAEIFNVAPSLIRFWESEFDIIKPKKNRKGNRQFTKEDIDSVRTIYHLVKEKGFTLQGAKEMLRNNEFDVKDKLELIDSLKTVRKFLVEVRDRLPQ from the coding sequence ATGGCGTACAAAGAAAAAGAAATCGAAAAACTCTACTACTCCATCGGAGAAGTAGCCGAAATCTTCAATGTTGCACCCTCACTGATTCGTTTCTGGGAATCAGAGTTCGATATCATCAAACCAAAAAAGAACCGTAAAGGCAACCGCCAGTTCACCAAAGAAGATATTGACAGCGTACGCACCATTTACCACCTGGTGAAGGAAAAAGGGTTTACCCTGCAGGGCGCCAAAGAGATGCTCCGCAACAACGAGTTTGACGTAAAAGACAAACTTGAATTGATCGATTCACTTAAAACCGTGCGGAAATTCTTGGTCGAAGTGCGCGACCGGCTCCCCCAATAA
- a CDS encoding CapA family protein yields the protein MRVQALLVLNFILLYMASGQTAKPVTIIGVGDIMMGSSYPEPVLPPDNGKYLMKEVESILRDADVTIGNLEGVLLDEGGTPKSCRDPKVCYVFKSPTRYVQNLVNAGFNVMSLANNHAGDFGEAGRKSSMKTLEEAGIRHAGQLQQKFVTFGKNGTRFGFVAFAPNSNCVPLNDVPGAKALVAHLDSLVDIVIVSFHGGAEGPQHQHVTRQTEIFHGEDRGNVWAFAHAVIDAGADVVFGHGPHVTRAVEVYKDRFIAYSLGNFCTYGGINVSGINGIAPIIKVFTDKSGRFLKGHITSTYQVARDRVKPDPEGRALAKIIALTKKDFPEVPLHFDENGFITYLAQ from the coding sequence ATGCGCGTACAGGCTTTACTCGTTCTAAACTTTATTCTACTGTATATGGCCTCCGGCCAGACGGCCAAGCCAGTCACCATCATTGGTGTTGGCGATATTATGATGGGTTCATCATACCCGGAACCGGTGTTACCACCCGACAACGGCAAGTACCTGATGAAAGAAGTTGAATCGATTTTGCGCGATGCAGATGTTACCATAGGCAATCTGGAAGGTGTATTGCTTGACGAAGGCGGCACACCAAAAAGCTGCCGCGACCCGAAAGTATGTTATGTATTTAAAAGCCCCACCCGCTATGTGCAAAACCTGGTGAATGCCGGCTTTAATGTAATGAGCCTGGCCAACAACCATGCCGGTGATTTTGGTGAAGCCGGCCGCAAAAGCAGCATGAAAACACTGGAAGAGGCCGGCATCCGCCATGCCGGGCAGTTACAACAAAAATTTGTCACTTTCGGGAAAAACGGCACCCGGTTCGGCTTTGTTGCTTTCGCCCCAAACAGTAATTGTGTACCCTTAAATGATGTACCCGGGGCAAAGGCCCTTGTAGCTCACCTTGACTCGCTGGTGGATATTGTTATTGTATCCTTTCATGGTGGTGCCGAAGGTCCCCAACATCAGCACGTTACCCGCCAAACCGAAATTTTTCATGGAGAAGACCGTGGTAATGTGTGGGCCTTTGCGCATGCGGTGATTGATGCGGGTGCCGATGTGGTTTTCGGGCACGGCCCACACGTTACCCGTGCTGTTGAAGTGTATAAAGACCGGTTTATTGCCTACAGCCTGGGCAATTTTTGCACTTACGGTGGCATCAATGTATCGGGTATTAATGGCATCGCACCCATTATTAAAGTTTTTACCGATAAATCCGGACGATTTCTGAAAGGACACATCACTTCAACCTACCAGGTGGCCCGCGACCGGGTAAAGCCGGACCCGGAAGGGCGCGCACTGGCTAAAATAATTGCGCTCACAAAAAAAGATTTCCCCGAAGTGCCGTTGCACTTTGACGAAAATGGATTTATTACTTACCTTGCTCAATAA
- a CDS encoding M23 family metallopeptidase has protein sequence MANVHFKYNPHTCQYEPVYLTGKRLLKKSVIFFTLSLIIAGLSFTWYINRFRPIEEQLQQSRKYSLLAQWTLLKSEITKRQKTLANLAEQDDHNYRVILDLPALSSSQRLAGSGGAEKKYSEEVTKYPVILESYKVLDRLKHQAEVERQSFDQLNETADVKNMMWESRPAIQPIDNLELTRLHTTFGLRMHPIFKVLMDHKGLDFTAPKGAPVYATGDGRVSMAYFSGSYGNVIFIDHGFDYETRYAHLYKFNVRPGQFVKRGELIGYVGNTGISVSPHLHYEVYYKRQAVNPIQFFQRDLSNQEYRKLIQTAGKSESSLD, from the coding sequence ATGGCAAACGTGCACTTTAAATATAATCCGCACACCTGCCAGTATGAACCGGTTTACCTTACAGGCAAACGGTTACTTAAAAAGTCGGTTATCTTCTTTACACTTTCTCTCATCATTGCAGGTCTTTCGTTTACCTGGTACATTAATCGGTTCCGTCCGATTGAAGAGCAATTGCAGCAAAGCAGAAAATACAGCCTATTGGCACAATGGACGCTACTGAAAAGCGAGATTACCAAACGACAGAAAACATTAGCCAACCTGGCTGAACAGGATGATCACAACTACCGGGTAATTCTCGATTTGCCAGCACTTTCTTCAAGTCAACGCCTGGCTGGTTCTGGCGGTGCCGAAAAAAAATATTCAGAGGAAGTAACAAAATACCCGGTGATTTTAGAAAGCTATAAAGTGCTGGATCGCTTAAAGCATCAGGCCGAGGTTGAACGACAATCGTTTGATCAGCTTAATGAAACGGCTGATGTTAAAAACATGATGTGGGAATCACGCCCGGCCATTCAGCCGATTGATAACCTTGAGCTAACCCGGTTGCACACCACCTTTGGGTTACGCATGCACCCCATTTTTAAGGTTTTAATGGACCATAAGGGTCTGGATTTTACTGCACCCAAAGGCGCACCGGTATATGCTACTGGCGATGGCCGAGTATCCATGGCCTACTTCTCAGGTTCGTACGGAAACGTGATTTTTATAGACCACGGTTTCGACTATGAAACCCGGTACGCACACCTGTACAAGTTTAATGTACGGCCGGGTCAATTTGTAAAACGCGGTGAACTGATTGGCTATGTAGGCAATACCGGCATCTCCGTATCCCCTCACCTGCACTATGAAGTGTATTATAAACGCCAGGCCGTAAACCCTATTCAGTTCTTCCAACGCGACCTGAGCAACCAGGAATACCGCAAACTGATTCAGACAGCCGGCAAATCCGAATCATCGCTCGATTAA
- a CDS encoding M23 family metallopeptidase produces the protein MVYVQARYFTTETTLGLRAENKALQKHFTLLSSELKSLDAVLAGITATEKIVEKKLFNDRAVTNSTNKTVIEFPTGMKEAKALLKSLKDRVSLSLHKAAEHNYRYIRNLNLTTADKNTIAGWPSGQPVSKTHLKITSGFGMRIHPFHKGLYPHQGIDIVAPKGIPVYVTGSGKVMDTGKNNLEAGYGNYVEVDHGNGIITRYAHLHDITVNAGQFIQKGTIIGTIGTSGGAAAPHLHYEVLRDGEQVNPLFFMMDGLTSAAYAQLTQQAEKKNQSLD, from the coding sequence ATGGTATACGTACAAGCCCGTTATTTCACAACGGAGACTACACTAGGGTTGCGTGCCGAAAACAAGGCCTTGCAAAAGCATTTTACCCTGCTGAGTTCAGAATTAAAATCACTGGATGCTGTTTTGGCAGGTATTACCGCCACAGAAAAAATTGTTGAAAAAAAACTATTCAATGATCGTGCTGTTACCAACTCAACCAATAAAACTGTTATCGAGTTTCCCACCGGTATGAAAGAGGCGAAGGCCTTGCTGAAGTCTTTGAAGGATAGGGTTTCATTATCGTTACATAAGGCAGCTGAACACAATTACCGGTATATACGTAACCTTAATCTGACAACCGCTGATAAAAATACAATTGCAGGTTGGCCTTCAGGGCAACCTGTTTCAAAAACACATCTTAAAATCACATCGGGTTTTGGCATGCGAATCCACCCCTTCCATAAGGGGTTATACCCGCATCAGGGAATTGACATTGTCGCACCAAAAGGAATCCCGGTTTATGTTACCGGCTCTGGCAAGGTAATGGATACCGGCAAGAACAATTTAGAAGCCGGGTATGGAAACTATGTAGAAGTTGATCACGGTAACGGAATAATTACACGCTATGCGCACCTGCACGATATAACCGTTAACGCGGGCCAGTTTATTCAAAAAGGAACCATTATAGGCACTATTGGAACAAGTGGAGGGGCCGCAGCACCACACCTGCACTATGAGGTGTTGCGCGATGGCGAGCAGGTTAACCCCTTGTTTTTTATGATGGATGGCCTGACCAGCGCTGCATACGCCCAATTAACCCAACAGGCCGAAAAAAAGAATCAATCGCTCGACTAA
- the alaS gene encoding alanine--tRNA ligase: MDSGEIRQKFLDFFKGKGHLIVPSAPLVLKNDPTLLFTNSGMVQFKDYFLGHGTPKSVRIADTQKCLRVSGKHNDLEEVGIDTYHHTMFEMLGNWSFGDYFKKEAIEWGWELLTDVYKLPKDRLYATVFGGDKGDNLPADEEALMYWKKILPEERILYGKKKDNFWEMGDTGPCGPCSEIHIDLRSEEEIKKIPGRELVNADHPQVIEIWNLVFMEFNRKADGSLEKLPAQHVDTGMGFERLCMAIQGKTSTYDTTVFMPLMDFISAACGIQYGSAEKTDIAIRVLADHIRAVAFAIADGQLPSNTGAGYVIRRILRRAVRYGFTFLNFKEPFLYKLVPVLSHQLKDVFPELESQKDYVGKVIFEEEHAFLKTLDKGLKRFEGLASEFAARGVPGAIAFELYDTYGFPFDLTSLIARERGFKVDEPGFQAEMEKQKARSKSDAVKEAGDWVLVGEDAVTEFIGYETLQAQVRIIKYRQLKQKGKEVFQLVFDKTPFYAESGGQVGDTGYIQSKGEKISIVDTKKENELIVHFTEKLPADLTQPFTAVVAAGKRRLTMNNHSVTHLLHAALRQVLGKHVEQKGSLVNDKITRFDFSHFAAMTPEEISRVEDLVNQKIRENILLDEKRNVPIEKAKEMGAMALFGEKYGDFVRVITFDPAFSVELCGGTHVPATGHIGLFKIISESSVAAGVRRIEAVTAEEAEKLVRHELQLLEQIRGLLKNPKDVVAATRALLEERHQFEKKLEQVYQQQANRLKDELAKKVIKKNGSSLIIEKVSLPNADVLKNIAYALRNQFDDLLLVLAAEVESKPQVAVMIGEKLAKTNTYHAGNLVKELAKEIDGGGGGQPFFATAGGKNLQGLDAVLVKARQLIQ, encoded by the coding sequence ATGGATTCGGGCGAGATACGGCAGAAATTCCTCGATTTTTTCAAAGGTAAAGGTCATTTGATTGTGCCTTCAGCGCCCCTGGTGCTGAAAAATGATCCCACCCTGTTGTTTACCAACTCGGGCATGGTGCAGTTCAAAGATTATTTTCTGGGGCACGGCACACCAAAAAGTGTTCGCATTGCCGATACCCAAAAATGCCTCCGCGTAAGCGGTAAACATAACGATCTGGAGGAGGTTGGTATTGACACCTACCACCATACCATGTTCGAAATGCTCGGCAACTGGTCGTTTGGCGATTACTTTAAGAAGGAAGCGATTGAATGGGGATGGGAACTGCTTACGGATGTTTACAAGCTGCCGAAAGACCGGCTGTATGCAACAGTTTTTGGTGGCGATAAAGGCGACAACCTTCCGGCCGATGAAGAGGCGCTGATGTACTGGAAAAAAATACTGCCCGAAGAACGCATCCTTTACGGGAAGAAGAAAGATAATTTTTGGGAGATGGGCGATACGGGTCCTTGCGGCCCCTGCTCTGAAATTCACATCGACCTTCGTTCGGAGGAGGAGATAAAAAAGATACCCGGAAGAGAACTTGTTAATGCCGACCATCCGCAGGTGATCGAAATCTGGAATCTCGTGTTCATGGAGTTTAACCGAAAAGCCGATGGGTCGCTCGAAAAACTGCCGGCACAACATGTTGATACCGGTATGGGCTTTGAGCGCCTGTGCATGGCCATCCAGGGCAAAACATCTACCTACGATACTACCGTATTTATGCCCCTGATGGATTTTATTTCAGCCGCTTGTGGTATACAGTACGGGTCGGCTGAAAAAACTGACATTGCTATCCGCGTACTGGCCGATCACATCCGGGCCGTGGCCTTTGCCATTGCCGATGGTCAGTTGCCTTCCAACACAGGGGCCGGCTATGTCATCAGGCGCATTTTGCGCAGGGCCGTCCGGTATGGATTTACTTTTCTCAATTTTAAGGAACCCTTCCTCTACAAGCTGGTACCGGTTTTAAGTCACCAACTTAAGGATGTGTTTCCTGAACTTGAATCGCAGAAAGATTACGTGGGTAAAGTAATTTTTGAAGAAGAGCACGCATTTTTAAAGACATTGGACAAAGGGTTGAAGCGTTTTGAGGGGCTCGCTTCTGAATTTGCCGCAAGGGGAGTTCCGGGCGCAATTGCCTTTGAGTTGTACGATACCTATGGCTTTCCCTTCGATCTCACCTCATTAATTGCGCGCGAGCGGGGCTTTAAAGTTGATGAGCCAGGCTTTCAGGCCGAAATGGAAAAACAAAAGGCCCGCTCTAAATCCGATGCGGTAAAAGAGGCGGGCGACTGGGTACTGGTGGGCGAGGATGCCGTAACCGAGTTTATCGGTTACGAGACCCTGCAGGCGCAGGTGCGTATCATCAAATACCGACAGCTTAAACAAAAAGGAAAAGAAGTATTTCAACTGGTGTTTGATAAAACCCCGTTCTATGCCGAGAGTGGCGGTCAGGTGGGCGATACCGGTTACATCCAATCAAAAGGCGAAAAGATTTCGATTGTTGATACTAAAAAGGAGAACGAGTTGATTGTCCATTTCACCGAAAAACTTCCTGCTGATCTTACTCAGCCGTTTACTGCTGTGGTAGCAGCCGGCAAGCGCAGGCTTACCATGAACAATCACAGTGTTACACACCTGCTGCATGCGGCCCTGCGCCAGGTGCTGGGGAAGCATGTGGAACAGAAGGGCTCTCTTGTTAACGATAAAATCACCCGGTTCGATTTTTCGCACTTTGCCGCCATGACCCCTGAAGAAATCAGCAGGGTGGAAGACCTGGTAAATCAGAAAATCCGTGAAAACATTCTTTTGGATGAAAAACGGAATGTACCTATTGAAAAAGCAAAAGAAATGGGCGCAATGGCCCTGTTTGGCGAAAAGTATGGTGATTTTGTTCGTGTTATAACGTTCGACCCTGCGTTTTCGGTCGAGCTTTGCGGAGGGACTCACGTGCCGGCTACGGGCCACATCGGACTGTTTAAAATTATTTCCGAAAGCTCTGTAGCAGCCGGGGTACGCAGAATTGAGGCAGTAACAGCTGAAGAAGCAGAGAAACTGGTTCGCCACGAATTGCAGTTACTTGAGCAGATACGCGGGCTTTTGAAAAACCCGAAAGATGTCGTTGCCGCAACCAGGGCCCTGCTGGAAGAACGCCATCAGTTTGAGAAAAAACTGGAACAGGTTTATCAGCAACAGGCTAACCGCCTAAAGGATGAACTGGCTAAAAAAGTGATTAAGAAAAACGGATCAAGCCTTATTATCGAGAAGGTTAGCCTTCCGAATGCCGATGTGCTGAAGAATATCGCCTATGCACTCCGCAACCAGTTTGATGACTTATTATTAGTGCTGGCTGCAGAAGTGGAAAGCAAACCGCAGGTGGCTGTTATGATTGGTGAAAAACTGGCTAAAACCAATACCTACCATGCCGGTAACCTGGTTAAAGAGCTGGCCAAGGAAATTGATGGTGGGGGCGGGGGGCAGCCTTTTTTTGCTACGGCCGGGGGTAAAAATCTCCAGGGGCTTGATGCTGTGCTCGTAAAGGCTAGGCAACTTATACAGTAA